TTGCGATCGCTGCAAGCGGCGGATCGGCTTGGCGCCATCCTCAAGGCCCTGCAGGCCGAGAATCAGCGGCAGAAGCCCCTGCTGGTCAAACTGGCCCCGGATGCGGACTGGGACGCCATGCGCCAAGCAGTGGATTTGGCCCGGAGCTACGATCTGGCGGGCTTCGTTGCCACCAACACCACAACGCGCCGCGATGGCCTCCGAACGCAGACGCTTCCCGGTACCAGCAACCTTTTGACAGCGGAGCCCGGTGGCATCAGCGGTGCCCCGCTGCGCGATCGCGCCACTGAGACCATCCGCTTTCTCTGGCACCAAACGCGTGGCGAGCTCCCCATCATTGGCGTGGGCGGCGTTTTTAGTGCCGAGGACGCTTGGGCCAAGATTAGCGCCGGTGCTAGCTTAGTGCAGGTCTATACGGGCTGGATCTACGAAGGCCCTTGGCAGCTGCCGCGGATTTCAACCGGCCTCTTGGGGAAGCTAGATGCTAATGGCTACGCAACCATTCCCCAAGCAGTCGGGAACGAACCATCGCTTTGCTCGTACGGCTAGCGCCGATCAGTTAAAGATATCGAACAGCCGAAAGACGCTAAATACGTTGGTGAAGGGCCCCAAAATGCTCTCTAGCGTATCGCCAACTGTTGTAAGCGTCGAACGTTTGACAATGACGACATCGCGATTGCGCAGCGTGGGATTTTTTTCGGGGTTGATTCCTTCGGAAAAATCAACTGGAATCGTGCGCTTTTTGACCGTGCCGTCCTCCTGCAAGCGCACGAGTTCGACTTCGCCTTTATCAGCGCGCTTGTTGTCAAATCCGCCGGCAGCTAGCAAAGCCTGATTGAGGGGCGTATTGGGCTTTAGCTCAACGCGACCCGGACTTTTTACTTCCCCGACTACCCCAACTTGGATTGTATCGGGGGCAAAGTTGGCACTAGCAACTTCAGTTGCCTCTGCAGGCGATAGTTTTTGGGCCTCAGGGACAACGATGCGATCCCCATCGCGCAGGGCAACGTTTTGATTCGCGTTGCCAGATTGCAGTAGCTCCCACAAGTTGACCTTTAAGGTATTGGCGCGGTTCGTTCCCTGCAGGCGCTTGATTTGAATATTGCGAACGTCAGTTGACTCGGTGATGCCGCCAGCGACTTGCAGGGCTTCAGTTACTGTTGGGATACCGCCTGAAAAGCGATCGCCGGCACCACTCCTCGAGCTGGCTGAACCAGTCGAGCCAGTTGTTCCAGCTTGACTGGGTGCCCGAGCTTGACCGGACGAAACAATATACGAGCCCGGTCGGTTGACTTCGCCAACAATCGTGACGCGCACGGGGCGTGTTTGCGCCAAACTGACTGTTACAAGGGGCCGCTTGATGAACTCTGACAGTTGTTGCTTGATCTGGTTCGAGGCCTCGGTGAGCGTGAGCCCGGCCAATTTGATGCGACCGACGAGCGGCAGGGCGACCGAGCCATCTCCCAAGATGCGTTGGCTGCCTGATAGGTCCTCTTGACCGAAGACATTGACCTGGATGGTGTCACCGGGACCGAGCAAGTAGGGAACGGACTGGGCGCTACCCGGATTGGCATTGCGCCGTACGTTTTGCGGCCGCGCGGGCTGGGTGGGTTGTGTAGCGGGTTGCTCGGTCCCTGAAGCAGGAGCAGGCGCTGATTCTGCCTCGGGCATCCGCCGGTCTTGGAACTCGGAGGCAGGCGCATCGCTATTGGGATCGGCGGGCGACGGCGACCCGTTTTGGGGCTGCTCGGGCTCGGGCAAGGTTGGAATTTGCGCGAGCGGCGATCGCGCCGCACTCGGCGCCGCACCGGCCAAGACGAGTGCTGTAGCGGCCAGGACGCTCCAAGCCCCCAGCGAGGGGCGAACGGACCAGGACAGCTCGAGGGAGCGGTTCATGGAAATTGCGCGATTGGGGCGTTACTCGGCAGGGGCTCCAGTGGCCTGAGATGGGCTGGACAGGCTAGACACGGCTCGCTGCTGGTGCGCATCCGGATCCGCCCAGGCATGGCAGTCCCGCACCCAGCGCAGGGCCTCATCGGCTTCCATATTGTAGTGGTGCGCTAGATAGGCAGCGCAGACTGCCGGGGAGCGGCCCACACCGGCCAGGCAGTGAACGTAAATCGTATGCCCTTTCCGCTGCCAGCGATCCAGGGTATCCGTTGCCTGCTGGAACTGCGCCTGACTGGGAATGCCGCCTGTAGCCCCATCCGGGATAGCAATCCGCTCCCATAAAAAGCGTTGGGGCAGTCCGTCAGGGACCCGATGCTCGTGCCGCTCGGTCAGGCAGAGAACGGCCGTGACGCCGCAGCGACTCAACCGAGCGACGGCAAAATCTGAGTGGGGGCATGACCCCACGGCTAGGCGCTCGGGCAAGATCCAAGAAAAACGCTCGCTCATGGCCTCCTCGCGACGTTTAGTTAGGGCAGCTCGTTCCTAATGAACGAAACTGCCCCACCCGGTCTGAGCATTGGCGCTTAGCAGCCGCACAGCAGCTCGCCGCCTAGCAGCAAAAACGGTAGCCCAAAGAAGAGACCAATGCCCGGTACGGCCAACGCAATTGCCCCGCCTAGTAAGATAGACAGGATGCCGACAGGGATGCGAACGGGCGCGTTGATGATGCGAACGATCTTGCGCTTGCCCATCGCGTCCATAAGGAACCTCCTCTGACAGAATTGCCAGTTACTCAGCCTAGCAGGCTCGTTTCGGCGGTCGCCGCCGCACGCTGACTGCCGACCGGCTCGTGCTCCTGACGTGCCGCATTCAGTACCATCAGTCGTGGTCTCGGACGCATCCTGGGTTGGCGAGGGACAGGCCCAGTTTCAAATTGGCAATGCCTTCTACCGCACGCACAGCATTGTCGCGCGCGATTTGGCCGTTTTGGTTGGCGCTCTCCACAAGGCCGATACCGGATCGCTGCGCGTGCTGGATGCCATGGCCGGCTGTGGCGTGCGCTGCCTGCGCTACTACCTAGAGAGCGGCGCCGATGCGCTTTGGGCCAACGATGCCGATCCCGATGTGGCGCCAACGCTGCGCCAAAACCTAGCCCGCACCATTGCAAGCGAGCGATGGCGAACGAGTTACGAGCAGGCCAACCGCGTCTTTTTTGAGTGCCACAACCGCAAGGACTACTACGACCTGGTCGATGTCGACAATTTTGGCTCGCCTGATCGCCACATCAACACTCTGCTGTGGGCCGTGCGAATTGGGGGCTACGCTTACCTCACCAGCACCGACGGCCGCTCGGCAACCGGCCGCATCCCCGATAAGAGCCTGAGCGTCTTTGGCGCCTACGCCCGCGCCCACCCGGCCGCCCACGAGCAAGGCCTGCGGTTGATGCTGGGGAGCCTGCAGCAGCAGTCTTCGCGGCAAAATCTGGGCATTGTCCCCGTCTTTTCGCTGTTTACGCGCGAGACCTACCGCACCATGGTGCGCCTGGTCACCGAGCGCGATTTGAGCGGGCGCAACTTTGCTTTTTTGGGCTACTGCCACCAGTGCGGCAACTACCGCACGGTGGGCTGGCGCGAGTTGGGCCAGGCGAGCTGCTCGCACGACGGGGCGGCCCTAGCGGTCAGCGGCCCCATGTGGTTGGGGGCGCTGCACGAGCGCTCCTTTGTAGCCCGCATGCGCGAGCTGGCTTATGCCTGGAGCTGGCGCAAGCGCGCCCGCTTGCTAGCCACCATGGCCCGCGAGGCGACCATGCCCCCCTACTTCCACAGCTTTCAGGAAATCGGGCGGCGCGGGAACTTGAGCTTGCCCAAGCGCGATGCGCTGCTTCGGCAGTTGCAGGCCCGCGGTTACCGCGCCAGCGAGACCCACCTCAACGCCCAAGCGATCAAAACGGATGCCGATATGGCGACCTGCATCGCCATCGCGCGGCAAGGCTAGGCCGCCTGACGGGCCGCCTCGATCCACTGCTTGAGCGTCACGGCGGCGGCATCGAACGGGATTTGGTGCGCTTGGTGGGTGGCGCGCTTGATGGCCTCCACGTTGCCGTTTTGCAGCGATCGCCCGGTCACTAGCCGGTAGGGGATGCCCACCAGGTCGGCGTCTTTAAACTTGACGCCGGCGCGCTCGTCGCGATCGTCGAGCACGGTTTCGATGCCGGCCTGACGGCACTGCTGGTAGAGCTGCTCGGCCGCCTCCCGCTGCTGCGAATCCGAGACGTTGGGCACGGTAATGATGGCCTCGTAGGGCGCGATCGCTACCGGCCAAACGAGGCCCTCTGCATCGTAGAACTGCTCCACGGCGGCCTGGGCCAAGCGCGAAATGCCGATGCCGTAGCAACCCATGTACAGCGGGCATTCCTCCCCTTGTGCGCTGGTGTAAGTGGCGCCCAAGGCTTGCGAGTACTTGGTGCCCAGCTGGAAAATGTGGCCCACCTCAATGCCGCTGGCGCGCTGCAACGTCTGGTTGGGATCGTGAGGGGCGCGATCGCCGGCCGCCGCCTGGCACAAATCCGCCACGTGCGCTGGCAGCGCGAAGCGGTCTCCCCAGTTGGCCCCCACAACGTGATAGCCCGTTTCATTGGCACCGGTACAAAAATGCTGCAGCTCGGTGGCCGTTTTGTCCGCCAGCCGCAGGAACTGCGGGGTTACGTTCTCGCTGGGATGGATGTAGCTGTCGCTGATATCGGGGGCAATGTAGCCCATGGGAAGCGGTTTTGAGGCCCACTTTTGCTGCGAGTCGGCATCCGGTACTGCCAGCGCTAGCAGCTGGTTGGCCCCGTACTGGGCGGCAAACCGGTTCAGTTCGTTCTGCAGCTTGGTCTCGTTGACATCGCGGTCGCCGCGCACGCTCACCAGCACCGGCACCATGCAGTTGTTGTCGTAGTAGGCCTCGTAGAGCACGTTTTTGACCACCACAGTGGGCGAGCACTGCAAGTAGTCGCATATGGCCGCGATCGTGGCCGTACCGGGGGTAGCCACTTTTTCAAACGCGCTAAAGGGTGAAGGGACTGCCTCAGGCGGCAGCGAGACGGCTTTTTCGGCATTAGCCGCGTACTGACCGTCTTCGGTATAGAGGACCTCATCTTCGCCCGCATCGGCCAGTACCATAAACTCCTGCGAGTCAAACCCGCCAATGGCGCCGGTATCGGCCTCGACAGCGCTAAAGCGCAAGTGGCAGCGGCGCAGCATGTTGGCATAGGCCTGCGCCATGGCCTCGTAGGTCTGCTTGAGGCTATCGAGGTCGGCATTGAACGAGTACGCATCCTTCATGACAAACTCGCGCCCCCGCAGCAGGCCAAAGCGCGGGCGGATCTCGTCGCGAAACTTGGTCTGGATCTGGTAGAGATTTTGCGGGAGCTGGCGGTAGGAGCGGATCGTCTCCCGCGCGATGGCCGTTATGACCTCTTCGTGGGTGGGGCCCAATCCCAACTCGCGCTCCTGCCGGTCGATGAGGGTAAACATGATCCCCTCGGCCTGGGTATAGGTCTCCCACCGCCCCGACTCTCGCCAAATATCGGCCGGTTGCAGCTGCGGCAGCAGGCATTCTTGCGCGCCGGCTGCATCCATTTCCTCGCGCACGATCACCGAGATTTTTTGGATCGTGCGCCACATCATGGGCAAATAGGCATAGATACCGCTGCCAATGCGGCGGATCAACCCGGCCCGCAGCAGTAGCTTGTGACTGGGGGCCTCGGCTTCGGCGGGATCTTCGCGCAGCGTCTCGAACAGCGCTTGCGAAAGTCGCATGGCCGCTCCTCATCCAGACCGCGGGATTGCCATTTCAGTTTAGGATATCGGCTGCTGGCCCCATGAACCGCTACTTTGCCACGACAGCCCCTCATCTGGAACCCGTCGCTGCCGGCGAGCTAGCGCAACTGGGCGCGAGCGAGGTTGTCCCCGATGCAGCGGGCGTGCATTTTGGCGGCGATCGCGCCTTGCTCTACCGCGTCCATCTGTGGGCGCGCACGATCTTTCGGGTGCTGGTGCCGCTGAGCGATTTCCGCTGTGCAGATGCCGTCCAGCTCTACCGTGGCGTCCGCCAGATTGCGTGGCACCACTACCTATCCCCCCAGCAAACGCTGGCCGTGCGCTGCACGGGGGGCAACCGCAACCTCAATCACAGCCACTTCACGGCACTGCAGGTCAAAAACGCGATCGTGGACCAGCAGCGCGAGCAGTGCGGGCGCCGCTCCTCGGTAGATCCCCACACCCCCGACCGCGCGCTCAATCTCCACATCCGCGGCAACGCCTGCACCCTGAGCCTGGATGGCACCGGCGGCAGCCTGCACCGGCGCGGCTACCGCACCGCCGCTGGTGAAGCGCCGCTCAAGGAACCCCTAGCCGCCGCCTTGCTGGCGTTGGCCGGTTGGGAAGCGGACTCGCCGTTTTTGGACCCGCTCTGCGGGGCCGGGACGCTGCCCATTGAAGCCGGCCTCAAAGCCACCGACGCAGCGCCCGGCTTGTTGCGCGAGGGCTTTGCGTTCCAGCGCTGGCCCGAGTTTGACGCTACCCTCTGGGCGCAGCTCTGCACCCAAGCGCGGCGTTCGCGCTTGCCGGCGCCGCGCGTTCCCATCTTCGGCAGCGATCGCGACGCCCAGGCGATCGCCAACGCCCGCACCAATGCGGCTAACAGCGGGCTGACAAATGCCATCACCCTCAGCCAAACCGCGTTGGCCGAACTGTCCCCGCCGACCAGCGAGGGCACGATTGTCTGCAACCCCCCCTACGGCAAGCGCCTCGGCCGCAGCAAGCAGCTGGGGGCGCTCTACAAGCAACTGGGCGATACGCTCAAGCAGCGCTTTAAGGGGTGGCGCGCCTGCATCCTGGCAGCCAATGCCGCCCCAACCAACCAGATAGGCTTGCGCCCCTGGCGCCGCATCCCGCTCTACAACGGCTCGCTTGCCTGCACGCTGCTGGCCTACGAGCTGTATTGAGGGCTTCGAGAACCATCTGCCCCAAAGCAAAATTGCTAAGGCAGAAATAGGCTGCAGTCTGCTGGTGCCTGCAACGGTACCGGGTTGGACTGTTTCGTTTGGAGCCGGACTGGAGATGTTTGCAGGAGTCGCCACGCTGGTTGCCACCGTTGGAGCGCTCAGTACTGGTGCACTGGCAATTGCCTATAGAGCCGCAGGTCGTGCTTGGCAGTGAGCGGTCGGCCGTTTAGCTCTCGCGCTCGCCGCTGCCATCTAGGCTGAGCGGTCCCGAACCGGTTGCCGTCAGCAGTAGCAGGCCGCCCAGAAGCGAGAGGTTTTTGAAAAACTGGGTCCACTCGCCGGCGGTGGTATGAAAGATCAGCGTGGTTGGGATCAAAAACAGGATCAGCGCGACGGCACCCCAGCGCGCTCCCACGCCCAAAATCACCGAAAGGCCGCCCAGAATCTCCAGCGCAATCGAAACGGCCAGCGCTACGGGCGGAACGGGCACGCCCATCTCGGCAATTTGCTGCTGGGTGGCCCCAAACGCCAGGATTTTATTAATGCCGGAGCGCAGGAAAATAACGGCTAGAAAAGTTCGGGCAACGAGCGGCAGGTATTTGGGTCCGCGCATGTCGGCTCCTCACAAAAAACGGCACTGCCGGTATTATTGCTTTCTTTGAGCCGTACGCCATCCCCTAAGCGGCAGGCAGCGCTGAGCGCGCGCGCGTGATATCGATAGCAATCTGGCCGTCAAAGTCGGCAATTGGCGGTGCCGGCTTGGCCAAGCCCACCTGCACTTGCTCGACCGGTTGCGATCGCAGGATGGTATCGGCAATTTCGGCAGCCAGCCGCTCCACCAGCAGGAACTGGCGCGTCCGGACGATCTGCTGCACGGCGGCAATGGTCTGGCGGTAGTCGAGCGTGCGCTCGATGTCGTCGCTCGCTGCTGCCGGGGCCAAATCCAGCCACAGGGTCAGGTCGGTCTCAAACCACTGGCCCAGGCGCCGCTCTTCGGCCAAAAACCCCGTATAGCCGTAAGCGCGGATGCCCGTGACCCGGATCGCATCCATGGCAGCCAGCTGGCCTAGGCCAAATCGCGGTGGGTAAAGGGCCGGGCGTTTTCGCCGGTGTAGGGGGCCGTTCGGTGACCGCCGCCGCGCAGGCGGTACTGGTAGGTCACCAGTCCTTCTAGCTCCACCGGGCCGCGCGGCGGCATTTTTTGCGTGCTGATGCCCACCTCGGCCCCAAGGCCGTAGCGAAAGCCGTCCGAGAAGCGCGTGGAGCAGTTGTGGAAGGCATTGGCCGAGTCAATTTGGGCCAGGAAGGTCTCAGCAGCAGCACTGTCTTGCGTCGCGATCGCATCGGTGTGGTGGGAACCGTAAGCGTTAACGTGCGCGATCGCCGCCTCGAGCGAATCGACGACCCGAACGGCCAGGGTGAGATCGCCGTACTCGGTCACCCAGTCCTGCTCGCTGGCAGCTGTCACTTGGAGAAATTCTTGCGTGCGCTCGTCGCCGCGCAGCTGCACTTCTTCCGCCTGCAACGCCGCTGCCACCTGCGGCAAGTAAGTACCGGCAATGGCCTGGTGCACCAGCAGGGTCTCCAGCGCATTGCAGGCAGCCGGGTACTGCGTCTTGGCATCCACTGCCAGCTGCACGGCCTGTTCTAGATCGGCCGCCTCGTCCGCATAGAGGTGGCAGATGCCATCGGCATGGCCTAGCACGGGGATATTGGTGTTGCGCTGGATGTCTCGGACCAGGGCGCTGGAGCCGCGCGGTACGATTAGGTCAATTTCGCCTTCCAGCGCCAGCAAAGCCTGGGTTTGCTCGCGCGTTGTTAGCAACCGCAAGGCCTCCGGATCGGCGGCCGTCTGGGCCAGTGCCCCGTGAATGGCTTCAATCAGGGCCTGGCAAGTGCGCGTTGCCTCCTTGCCGCCTTTGAGGATGGCACCGTTGCCCGATTTGAGTGCCAGGCTGGCGATCTGCACCAGCGCATCGGGTCGGGCCTCAAAAATGACCCCAATCGTGCCTAGCGGGCGAGTGACGCGCTGGAGCACTAGCCCCCGATCCAACTCGCGATGGATTTGGGTTACCCCCAGCGGATCGGGGAGACGAGCGACGTCGCGCACCCCCGCGATCGCCGCTTGCAGTTTGGTCTCGCCTAGCTTGAGGCGTGCTACCAGCGCCGGCGAGAGCCCCTCTGCCTCGGCAGCCTCGCAGTCGGCCTGGTTGGCCGCCACGATGGTCGGTGCGGCTGCTTCTAAGCCTTGCGCCATGGCCTCGAGGGCCCGGTTGCGCTCGGCCGCCGGCAGCTCCCCCAATTGGCGGGCTGCCCCGCGCGTTTGGCGGGCGGCCTCAACAAGCGATGCAGGGGCGGTTTGCGAGGCAACCATAAGCTGGCATTAGCAGCTAGCACGCAAGCAGTCTAACAAAATGGCGGCCTGGAGCCGCTCTAAGCCTCCAGCGGCACTTGCGCGCCCAGCGGCGCCGTGCGCGAGAGCCGCAGCTCGGGCTGGTCTTGCTGCAGCTGCTCCAGGTTCCACTGATTTTTAAACAGCAGCACGGGCCTATCCCAGTTATCTCGCACTAGGAGCGTGTTGAACAGGCGGCCCGCGCTCTCCAGCGCTGCCCAACCGTCCGAGACCCAGCGGGCCACCGTGTAGGGCAGGTACTCCAGCTGCGTCTCGACGCCGTACTCGTGCTTCATCCGATAGATCGCCACCTCAAACTGCAACTGGCCCACCGCTGCCAGGATGGGATCGCGCTTGGACTCATCGCTCGAGTACATGATTTGGATGGCGCCTTCCTCGCGCAGCTCCTGCAGCCCCTTGCGAAACTGCTTGAACTTGGATGGGTTGGGGTTGCGCAGGTAGGCAAACAACTCGGGCGAAAAGCACGGAATCCCCTCGTACTCTAGGCGCTGGCCGGTATAGACTGTATCGCCGATGGCGAAAGCGCCCGGGTTGTTGAGGCCAATGACATCGCCGGGATAGGCCACATCAACCGCGTTGCGATCCTGGGCGAACAGCTTCTGCGGGCGCGAGAGGCGCACGGTTTTGCCCGTCCGGGCGTGCTTGACGGCCATGTCGCGCTCGAATTTGCCCGTACAGACGCGCACGAACGCCATCCGATCCCGGTGCTTGGGGTCCATGTTGGCCTGGAGCTTGAAGACAAAGCCGCTGAACTCGGGGTAGGTAGGCGCCATTGTGCCAGCCGAGGAGCGGTGCGCTTCGGGCGGGCGGGCGCAGTCCAGAAAGGCATCCAAAAACAGCTCCACCCCAAAGTTGGTCATGGCGCTGCCGAAAAACAGCGGCGTCATCTCGCCCGCATGGACCTGGTCGCGGTCGAAGCGGGCGCCCATTTCGTCCAAGATCTCGAGCTCGTCTTTGAGCTGGTGGTAGAGCTCGGGCTCCAGGTGGTCCTCAATGGCGGGATCGCCCAGCGCGATGGTTTTGGTGGCGGCTCTCTGAGCCCCGTGCGCCTCGCGCTGGAACAAGTGGATGGTTTGGGTGGCGCGATCGAACACGCCGCGGAAGTGATCGCCGGTCCCGATGGGCCAGTTCATGGGATAGACCTGCAACCCTAGCTCGCGCTCGATCTCGTCGATGAGCTCCAGCGGCTCCCGGCTGGGGCGATCTAGCTTGTTGGCAAAGGTAAAGATAGGCAGCGATCGCAGGCGGCAGACCTCAAAGAGCTTGCGCGTCTGCGGCTCCAGCCCCTTGGCCGCATCGATCAGCATGACGGCATTATCGGCCGCGGCCAGGGTGCGGTAGGTATCCTCGCTGAAGTCTTGGTGGCCGGGGGTATCGAGCAGGTTGATCTGGTGCTGGCAGTAGGCAAATTGCAGCACCGTCGAGGTCACCGAAATGCCGCGCTGCTGCTCCAGCACCATCCAATCCGAGGTGACCTTGCGCTGCGCCCGCCGCGACTTGACGGCGCCAGCCTGATGGATGGCCCCGCCATAGAGCAGCAGTTTCTCCGTCAGCGTCGTTTTGCCCGCGTCCGGATGGGAGATGATGGCAAAGTTGCGCCGGCGGGCAACGGCGTCTTGCAATTCGGCCTGCGAATCGAACATAGGGATGGCACTGCGCGCAACGGCTACGCGAGTACTGCTCTTAAATCCTATCCCAATGCCCGGCGCTGGCTCAGGAGTCCCGCGTTTCCTGGGCCAAGCGGCGGAAGTAATCCATATCCTCGCTGTCAGGCCGGCGGCGCTCGGTACCGGCGCTTCCTGCCGCCGATGGCGTCTCGGTCGAAGCGGCCTCCGGGGTGGGAGCTTCGCTCTCGTCGCTGGCCTCGGCCATGCGCCGGCGCTCGCGCTCGGAGTTCATGCCCTGGGCCACTGACGGGTCCAGGTAGTACGTGCTGCGGGCGAGTCCCAGCGAGCGTCCGGCTGCTGCGAACGAGCGGCCCACCGCACCTGCCAGTCCGCGGGCCAACCGGCTTAGCAAACTGACCAGGCGGATCGCGCTATTGCGAAGGATTTGAATGGGGCGAAACATGGGATTTAGGCCGCCTTGCTATGACTGCCACCGTTTTCACATTTTATCATCCGGGCGAGCCATGGAAGGGGCGGCTGGAGGGCAAGATGGCGATTGAGGCCAAACGCCAAAGCGCTCTCGGTAAGGTTAGCCCCCATGTTCCAAACCACCCGCCGCCGCCTGGCGCTGTGGTACGCCGCCGTCACGGCCGTGCTGCTGCTGCTGTTTGCCACCGGCATCTACGCCTACGTTCGCAGCACGCTAATCGAGCGCGTCGATGACACCCTCCAACATGTGGTCGCCGTTGTGGAGCAATCGCTGGTCGTTCGATCCAGCGAGGCGCCCGATGCCCGCTACCGCATCGATGTGGCGGCGAGCTTCCGCGATGCCGCCGATCCCCTCGAGCCCGATCGCATCGATCTGGAGTGGTTCGATCCGCAAGGGCAGCGGCGCTGGTCCACCCTCAGCCATCCCTCCACCATCCCGCTCCATCGCGATCGCCGCATCGAGACCGTGCGCTTGCCTGTCGAGACCTCCGGTCGCTTGCTGCGGCAGGTGACCGCGCCCGTAAAAGCGGACGGCCAGCTGTTGGGCTATTTGCGCGCCAGCCACCCCTGGGTTGAGGCTGTCAAACCCATCCGGCAGTTGGTAGTGGATCTGGTGGCAGGCGCGAGCGTCACGGTGCTGGCGGTTGGCGCCATTGGGTGGTGGCTGTCGGGGCTAGCCATCCAGCCCGTGCGCGATTCCTAC
The DNA window shown above is from Cyanobacteria bacterium QS_8_64_29 and carries:
- a CDS encoding polysaccharide transporter, translated to MNRSLELSWSVRPSLGAWSVLAATALVLAGAAPSAARSPLAQIPTLPEPEQPQNGSPSPADPNSDAPASEFQDRRMPEAESAPAPASGTEQPATQPTQPARPQNVRRNANPGSAQSVPYLLGPGDTIQVNVFGQEDLSGSQRILGDGSVALPLVGRIKLAGLTLTEASNQIKQQLSEFIKRPLVTVSLAQTRPVRVTIVGEVNRPGSYIVSSGQARAPSQAGTTGSTGSASSRSGAGDRFSGGIPTVTEALQVAGGITESTDVRNIQIKRLQGTNRANTLKVNLWELLQSGNANQNVALRDGDRIVVPEAQKLSPAEATEVASANFAPDTIQVGVVGEVKSPGRVELKPNTPLNQALLAAGGFDNKRADKGEVELVRLQEDGTVKKRTIPVDFSEGINPEKNPTLRNRDVVIVKRSTLTTVGDTLESILGPFTNVFSVFRLFDIFN
- a CDS encoding phosphatase, whose protein sequence is MSERFSWILPERLAVGSCPHSDFAVARLSRCGVTAVLCLTERHEHRVPDGLPQRFLWERIAIPDGATGGIPSQAQFQQATDTLDRWQRKGHTIYVHCLAGVGRSPAVCAAYLAHHYNMEADEALRWVRDCHAWADPDAHQQRAVSSLSSPSQATGAPAE
- a CDS encoding tRNA (guanine-N1)-methyltransferase; this encodes MVSDASWVGEGQAQFQIGNAFYRTHSIVARDLAVLVGALHKADTGSLRVLDAMAGCGVRCLRYYLESGADALWANDADPDVAPTLRQNLARTIASERWRTSYEQANRVFFECHNRKDYYDLVDVDNFGSPDRHINTLLWAVRIGGYAYLTSTDGRSATGRIPDKSLSVFGAYARAHPAAHEQGLRLMLGSLQQQSSRQNLGIVPVFSLFTRETYRTMVRLVTERDLSGRNFAFLGYCHQCGNYRTVGWRELGQASCSHDGAALAVSGPMWLGALHERSFVARMRELAYAWSWRKRARLLATMAREATMPPYFHSFQEIGRRGNLSLPKRDALLRQLQARGYRASETHLNAQAIKTDADMATCIAIARQG
- a CDS encoding proline--tRNA ligase, with protein sequence MRLSQALFETLREDPAEAEAPSHKLLLRAGLIRRIGSGIYAYLPMMWRTIQKISVIVREEMDAAGAQECLLPQLQPADIWRESGRWETYTQAEGIMFTLIDRQERELGLGPTHEEVITAIARETIRSYRQLPQNLYQIQTKFRDEIRPRFGLLRGREFVMKDAYSFNADLDSLKQTYEAMAQAYANMLRRCHLRFSAVEADTGAIGGFDSQEFMVLADAGEDEVLYTEDGQYAANAEKAVSLPPEAVPSPFSAFEKVATPGTATIAAICDYLQCSPTVVVKNVLYEAYYDNNCMVPVLVSVRGDRDVNETKLQNELNRFAAQYGANQLLALAVPDADSQQKWASKPLPMGYIAPDISDSYIHPSENVTPQFLRLADKTATELQHFCTGANETGYHVVGANWGDRFALPAHVADLCQAAAGDRAPHDPNQTLQRASGIEVGHIFQLGTKYSQALGATYTSAQGEECPLYMGCYGIGISRLAQAAVEQFYDAEGLVWPVAIAPYEAIITVPNVSDSQQREAAEQLYQQCRQAGIETVLDDRDERAGVKFKDADLVGIPYRLVTGRSLQNGNVEAIKRATHQAHQIPFDAAAVTLKQWIEAARQAA
- a CDS encoding RNA methyltransferase — its product is MNRYFATTAPHLEPVAAGELAQLGASEVVPDAAGVHFGGDRALLYRVHLWARTIFRVLVPLSDFRCADAVQLYRGVRQIAWHHYLSPQQTLAVRCTGGNRNLNHSHFTALQVKNAIVDQQREQCGRRSSVDPHTPDRALNLHIRGNACTLSLDGTGGSLHRRGYRTAAGEAPLKEPLAAALLALAGWEADSPFLDPLCGAGTLPIEAGLKATDAAPGLLREGFAFQRWPEFDATLWAQLCTQARRSRLPAPRVPIFGSDRDAQAIANARTNAANSGLTNAITLSQTALAELSPPTSEGTIVCNPPYGKRLGRSKQLGALYKQLGDTLKQRFKGWRACILAANAAPTNQIGLRPWRRIPLYNGSLACTLLAYELY
- a CDS encoding DoxX family protein, translated to MRGPKYLPLVARTFLAVIFLRSGINKILAFGATQQQIAEMGVPVPPVALAVSIALEILGGLSVILGVGARWGAVALILFLIPTTLIFHTTAGEWTQFFKNLSLLGGLLLLTATGSGPLSLDGSGERES
- the folB gene encoding dihydroneopterin aldolase, giving the protein MDAIRVTGIRAYGYTGFLAEERRLGQWFETDLTLWLDLAPAAASDDIERTLDYRQTIAAVQQIVRTRQFLLVERLAAEIADTILRSQPVEQVQVGLAKPAPPIADFDGQIAIDITRARSALPAA
- a CDS encoding glutamate-5-semialdehyde dehydrogenase, which gives rise to MVASQTAPASLVEAARQTRGAARQLGELPAAERNRALEAMAQGLEAAAPTIVAANQADCEAAEAEGLSPALVARLKLGETKLQAAIAGVRDVARLPDPLGVTQIHRELDRGLVLQRVTRPLGTIGVIFEARPDALVQIASLALKSGNGAILKGGKEATRTCQALIEAIHGALAQTAADPEALRLLTTREQTQALLALEGEIDLIVPRGSSALVRDIQRNTNIPVLGHADGICHLYADEAADLEQAVQLAVDAKTQYPAACNALETLLVHQAIAGTYLPQVAAALQAEEVQLRGDERTQEFLQVTAASEQDWVTEYGDLTLAVRVVDSLEAAIAHVNAYGSHHTDAIATQDSAAAETFLAQIDSANAFHNCSTRFSDGFRYGLGAEVGISTQKMPPRGPVELEGLVTYQYRLRGGGHRTAPYTGENARPFTHRDLA
- the prfC gene encoding peptide chain release factor 3, with protein sequence MFDSQAELQDAVARRRNFAIISHPDAGKTTLTEKLLLYGGAIHQAGAVKSRRAQRKVTSDWMVLEQQRGISVTSTVLQFAYCQHQINLLDTPGHQDFSEDTYRTLAAADNAVMLIDAAKGLEPQTRKLFEVCRLRSLPIFTFANKLDRPSREPLELIDEIERELGLQVYPMNWPIGTGDHFRGVFDRATQTIHLFQREAHGAQRAATKTIALGDPAIEDHLEPELYHQLKDELEILDEMGARFDRDQVHAGEMTPLFFGSAMTNFGVELFLDAFLDCARPPEAHRSSAGTMAPTYPEFSGFVFKLQANMDPKHRDRMAFVRVCTGKFERDMAVKHARTGKTVRLSRPQKLFAQDRNAVDVAYPGDVIGLNNPGAFAIGDTVYTGQRLEYEGIPCFSPELFAYLRNPNPSKFKQFRKGLQELREEGAIQIMYSSDESKRDPILAAVGQLQFEVAIYRMKHEYGVETQLEYLPYTVARWVSDGWAALESAGRLFNTLLVRDNWDRPVLLFKNQWNLEQLQQDQPELRLSRTAPLGAQVPLEA